In Aequorivita sp. H23M31, a single window of DNA contains:
- a CDS encoding NAD(P)/FAD-dependent oxidoreductase produces MEHIVIIGNGIAGITAARHIRKLSDKKITIISAETDYFFSRTALMYVYMGHMRWEDIKPYEDWFWKKNSLELKKGYVESINTDLKTLYFREGDSITYNKLIIASGSTTTTFGWQGLELKGVQGLVSKQDLEMLEENAPNNKECPSAVIVGGGLIGIEMAEMLRTRDIQVTMIIREPAFWENALPLLNSEMLSRHIQSHGVDLRHNSQLDKILGDDQGNVRAVLTTSGEEIPCKVVGIATGVKPNISFLKNSKIETDRGILVNRKLQTNIEEVFAIGDCAQQREPIGLRPSVEAVWYTGRMMGEALAQTICGNPFEYRPGHWFNSAKFFDIEYQTYGWVFPKGRRKDYEEQFHWKCESDLRAITVSYNKESGEFLGINTFGIRMKHEVFNRWLNQKRSVDYVIENLREANFDPEFFKKYEKEILKEYLSKIKILKV; encoded by the coding sequence ATGGAGCACATCGTAATTATCGGAAACGGTATTGCAGGCATAACAGCCGCACGACATATTCGAAAACTATCAGATAAAAAGATTACGATCATTTCGGCAGAAACTGATTATTTTTTCTCGCGTACAGCGCTAATGTATGTTTATATGGGGCATATGAGATGGGAAGATATCAAACCTTATGAAGACTGGTTTTGGAAAAAAAATAGTCTGGAATTGAAGAAGGGGTATGTAGAATCCATTAATACAGACTTAAAAACGCTATATTTTAGAGAAGGCGATTCCATTACTTATAACAAATTGATAATTGCCAGTGGTTCTACAACAACCACTTTTGGTTGGCAAGGTTTGGAGTTAAAAGGTGTCCAGGGATTGGTTTCCAAACAGGATTTGGAAATGCTGGAGGAAAACGCACCCAATAATAAAGAATGCCCAAGCGCCGTAATTGTTGGGGGCGGATTGATTGGGATTGAAATGGCTGAAATGCTACGAACACGAGATATTCAGGTTACTATGATAATTCGCGAGCCCGCTTTTTGGGAAAACGCACTTCCACTCCTCAATTCTGAAATGCTATCACGTCATATCCAATCACACGGGGTGGATTTGCGACATAATTCCCAACTGGATAAAATCCTAGGAGATGATCAAGGAAATGTTCGCGCCGTATTGACGACTTCAGGAGAAGAAATTCCTTGTAAAGTTGTTGGAATTGCTACCGGTGTAAAACCTAATATTTCATTTCTGAAAAATTCGAAAATCGAAACCGATAGAGGGATTCTTGTTAACCGAAAACTACAAACCAATATTGAAGAGGTATTCGCCATTGGGGATTGCGCCCAGCAACGTGAGCCTATTGGATTAAGACCATCTGTTGAAGCGGTTTGGTACACAGGCAGAATGATGGGCGAGGCCCTTGCTCAAACCATCTGTGGAAATCCCTTTGAGTACAGGCCAGGCCATTGGTTCAATAGCGCCAAGTTTTTTGATATCGAATACCAAACCTACGGATGGGTATTCCCAAAAGGAAGAAGAAAAGATTATGAGGAACAATTCCATTGGAAATGCGAAAGCGACCTAAGAGCAATTACCGTTTCTTATAACAAAGAAAGTGGCGAATTTTTAGGAATAAACACCTTTGGAATCCGAATGAAACACGAGGTTTTTAATAGGTGGTTAAATCAAAAACGAAGCGTTGACTATGTGATAGAGAATTTAAGAGAAGCGAATTTTGATCCGGAGTTTTTTAAAAAATATGAAAAAGAGATTTTGAAGGAATATTTGTCCAAAATAAAAATATTGAAGGTTTAA
- a CDS encoding DUF4139 domain-containing protein has product MKTSSIHLSILTLLLLFFLTVPSLSGQNVVETNANLIDATIFSQGASLHHIAKQVSIPSGNSELVISQIAQNIDPQSIRISSDNKQLTILSVSYERDYLVKGENQSSQYIAVKNKYEDAKEILDGLTNARKAEEGSLALLEENRKFGGESGVSPTSVAAMIKFYREEYKILSSNIIKLKEQEAKQQKIVDKLQKQMQEAGGSGNNAGQLVVRINSNTAVKTDFEINYFSNNVSWTPFYEINVDNLNEPAQLIYKANVSQNTGIDWKQVKLAFSSGNPQRNNNAPELNPWWVGFRQPVVYNQRTSNRQAGIQKESMNGSSAELDEMVIVQENQLSTSFVVNTPYDIYSNQKPQAVELKEYQLPAKYSYFTAPRLDEGAFLVAKVSNWQQYNLLPGNANLIIDNNFAGNSYINPNSTEDTLTLSLGRDERIITKRERINEEGSTSFFGGSQKRVYTYEISVRNSRKEAIDIDVKEQFPLSTEKDIEIKLLETSNAKVNNDKGELTWNLHLNAGETKKVRISYSVKLPKDKVISGM; this is encoded by the coding sequence ATGAAGACTTCTTCGATCCATTTATCCATCTTAACATTACTTCTACTCTTTTTTTTGACTGTTCCTTCTCTTTCGGGACAAAATGTTGTTGAGACAAATGCCAATTTAATTGATGCCACAATCTTTTCCCAAGGTGCGAGCCTGCATCATATAGCCAAGCAGGTATCAATCCCCAGTGGAAATTCTGAATTGGTAATTAGTCAAATCGCCCAGAATATCGATCCACAAAGTATTCGGATAAGCAGTGACAACAAACAGCTTACCATTCTTTCCGTTTCTTATGAAAGGGATTATTTGGTAAAGGGAGAAAACCAAAGTTCGCAATATATAGCGGTCAAAAATAAATATGAGGATGCCAAAGAAATTCTTGATGGTTTGACAAATGCTAGAAAGGCTGAGGAAGGCAGTCTGGCGTTGCTTGAGGAAAACAGAAAATTTGGAGGGGAGAGTGGCGTTTCTCCAACAAGTGTGGCTGCAATGATCAAGTTTTATCGGGAGGAATATAAAATTTTATCGTCCAATATTATTAAGTTGAAGGAACAAGAAGCGAAGCAACAAAAAATAGTAGACAAACTACAAAAACAAATGCAAGAAGCAGGGGGTAGCGGGAATAATGCTGGCCAGCTGGTAGTGCGGATAAATTCCAACACAGCTGTAAAAACCGATTTTGAAATCAATTACTTTTCCAACAATGTTTCTTGGACGCCTTTTTACGAAATAAATGTTGATAATTTGAATGAACCGGCGCAGCTTATTTACAAAGCAAATGTTTCCCAGAATACAGGAATCGATTGGAAACAGGTTAAGTTGGCTTTTTCCAGTGGAAACCCCCAACGCAACAATAATGCTCCCGAATTAAATCCGTGGTGGGTGGGTTTTCGCCAACCAGTGGTGTACAATCAAAGAACGTCAAATCGTCAAGCGGGGATTCAAAAGGAAAGCATGAATGGCAGTAGTGCGGAATTGGACGAGATGGTGATAGTACAAGAAAATCAATTATCCACATCTTTCGTTGTCAATACGCCTTATGACATCTATTCAAACCAAAAACCACAAGCTGTGGAGTTAAAAGAATATCAGTTACCTGCGAAATATTCTTATTTTACTGCGCCGCGTTTGGATGAAGGTGCCTTTTTGGTAGCAAAAGTTTCGAACTGGCAGCAGTACAATCTTTTGCCCGGAAATGCAAATTTGATAATTGATAACAATTTTGCCGGAAATTCCTATATCAATCCAAATTCCACGGAGGATACTTTGACATTGAGTTTGGGAAGAGACGAGCGGATAATTACAAAACGAGAAAGAATCAATGAAGAAGGAAGTACTTCTTTTTTTGGAGGCTCTCAAAAACGGGTTTACACTTATGAAATTTCCGTGCGAAATTCTCGTAAAGAAGCAATTGATATAGATGTGAAAGAACAATTTCCGTTATCTACTGAAAAGGATATTGAAATCAAGTTACTTGAAACTTCAAATGCCAAAGTAAATAATGATAAGGGAGAATTAACTTGGAACCTTCATTTAAACGCGGGAGAAACCAAGAAAGTTAGAATTTCCTATTCCGTAAAACTTCCTAAGGATAAGGTAATTTCTGGGATGTAA
- the ric gene encoding iron-sulfur cluster repair di-iron protein: MINTVNPKKLIQEFVADDYKTAAVFSKYGIDFCCRGNRSIEDVCEQEQIDKDALLNDLASISQTSSAQSIDYKSWPLDLLIDFIEKKHHRYVTEKSPVINFYLDKIARVHGERHPELFEIKELFRESAENLGSHMVEEEGMFFPYIKRMLEAKENGTAPAKPEGLETVERPIAKLMEEHDDEGVRHREIAKLSNNFTTPEDGCNTYKVAFEMLRDFQDDLHLHIHLENNILFLEAKKLEDSLSVLVN; the protein is encoded by the coding sequence ATGATAAATACAGTAAACCCCAAGAAATTAATTCAGGAATTTGTAGCCGATGACTACAAAACCGCTGCAGTATTCTCTAAATATGGAATTGATTTTTGCTGCCGTGGAAATCGCTCCATCGAAGATGTTTGTGAGCAAGAACAAATTGATAAAGATGCCCTGTTGAATGATTTGGCTTCTATTTCTCAAACTTCATCAGCTCAAAGCATCGATTATAAATCTTGGCCTCTAGATTTATTAATAGATTTTATTGAGAAGAAACATCACCGATATGTAACTGAAAAATCTCCCGTAATCAACTTCTATTTGGATAAAATCGCTAGAGTTCACGGAGAAAGGCACCCTGAACTATTTGAAATTAAAGAATTGTTTCGAGAGTCCGCTGAAAATCTGGGCAGCCATATGGTGGAGGAAGAAGGAATGTTTTTCCCTTATATCAAACGAATGCTGGAAGCCAAGGAAAATGGAACTGCTCCCGCAAAACCAGAAGGATTGGAAACTGTCGAAAGACCCATTGCCAAACTGATGGAAGAGCACGATGACGAAGGCGTTCGCCATAGAGAAATTGCTAAATTATCTAACAACTTTACCACGCCGGAGGACGGTTGCAACACCTATAAAGTGGCCTTTGAAATGTTGAGAGATTTCCAAGATGATTTGCACTTACACATACATCTAGAAAACAACATACTGTTTTTGGAAGCTAAGAAACTTGAGGATTCTTTAAGTGTTTTGGTAAATTAA